One genomic window of Corallococcus silvisoli includes the following:
- a CDS encoding alpha-ketoglutarate-dependent dioxygenase AlkB, whose product MALPPRRGPGSPLARKAAQRTPGHHYNASFLAAGERAEILAWLGTLHPLWEERYSKHFPPPEGQVQRRLLRPVYWLGNWQFACLDYYRPPKGVKDRCVKAEPFPAVLERQIQKVEALARRMFRGPDMPQGWHLNTCLVNFYGSRLEDGRWVDTARVGEHKDFEPGPVASLSLGERALIQFVTSTRPGERDAVVLEQWLDDGSLQLFGGAQWKEQTFHRVQRVDTRAGHVMPPELPDFRTRRINLTFRYVPDVHVTPFAALSAEAREDVRPYMATLAKGSRFFRDELAREPEVKAE is encoded by the coding sequence ATGGCCTTGCCTCCCCGCAGGGGTCCGGGTTCCCCGCTGGCGCGCAAGGCGGCGCAGCGCACCCCGGGCCACCACTACAACGCGAGCTTCCTCGCCGCGGGAGAGCGCGCGGAGATCCTCGCGTGGCTGGGCACGCTGCACCCGCTGTGGGAGGAGCGCTATTCAAAGCACTTCCCCCCGCCGGAGGGGCAGGTCCAGCGGCGGTTGCTCCGGCCGGTGTACTGGCTGGGCAACTGGCAGTTCGCGTGCCTCGACTACTACCGGCCGCCGAAGGGTGTGAAGGACCGCTGCGTGAAGGCGGAGCCCTTCCCGGCGGTGCTGGAGCGGCAGATTCAAAAGGTAGAGGCGCTGGCGCGGCGCATGTTCCGTGGGCCGGACATGCCGCAGGGCTGGCACCTCAACACGTGCCTGGTGAACTTCTACGGCAGCCGGTTGGAGGACGGACGCTGGGTGGACACCGCGCGGGTGGGCGAGCACAAGGACTTCGAGCCGGGGCCGGTGGCGTCGCTGTCGCTGGGGGAGCGCGCGCTCATCCAGTTCGTCACGTCCACGCGGCCCGGCGAGCGCGACGCGGTGGTGCTGGAGCAGTGGCTGGATGACGGCTCGCTTCAGCTCTTTGGTGGGGCGCAGTGGAAGGAGCAGACGTTCCACCGGGTGCAGCGGGTGGACACGCGCGCCGGACACGTGATGCCGCCGGAGCTGCCGGACTTCCGCACGCGGCGCATCAACCTGACGTTCCGCTATGTGCCGGACGTGCACGTGACGCCGTTCGCGGCGCTGAGCGCGGAGGCCCGCGAGGACGTGCGGCCGTACATGGCGACGCTCGCGAAGGGCAGCCGCTTCTTCCGCGACGAGCTGGCGCGCGAACCGGAAGTGAAGGCGGAGTAG
- a CDS encoding L,D-transpeptidase family protein → MKVLFLWGVLLASLCAHAEDRVAEARKRQTAGLVQAFKAAGLSWPPEELYLRAFKVERELEVWAGPRNGPLVKVRTFPICAASGDVGPKRAEGDSQVPEGFYTVDLFNPRSAYHLSLRVSYPNALDRKQGAAKPGGDIFIHGDCVSIGCLAIEDGPIEALYVMVSEARARMGRDVPVHLFPRRLDAAGLAALEALPGVPAARKAFWRGLAPAYRLFEESRRPPRVKVDSAASAYVVTPAPPVLAR, encoded by the coding sequence ATGAAGGTCCTGTTCCTGTGGGGTGTCCTGCTGGCCTCGCTCTGCGCGCACGCGGAGGACCGGGTCGCGGAGGCCCGGAAGCGCCAGACGGCCGGCCTCGTCCAAGCGTTCAAGGCCGCGGGCCTGTCCTGGCCCCCGGAGGAGCTCTACCTGCGGGCCTTCAAGGTCGAGCGCGAGCTGGAGGTCTGGGCGGGCCCCCGGAACGGACCCCTGGTGAAGGTGCGCACGTTCCCCATCTGCGCGGCCTCCGGGGATGTGGGCCCGAAGCGGGCCGAGGGGGACTCCCAGGTCCCGGAGGGGTTCTACACGGTGGACCTCTTCAACCCGAGGAGCGCCTACCACCTGTCCCTGAGGGTGAGCTACCCGAACGCGCTCGACCGGAAGCAGGGCGCCGCGAAGCCCGGGGGCGACATCTTCATCCACGGCGACTGCGTGAGCATCGGCTGCCTGGCCATCGAGGACGGGCCCATCGAGGCGCTGTACGTGATGGTGTCCGAGGCCCGCGCGCGGATGGGCCGCGACGTGCCGGTGCACCTGTTCCCGCGCAGGCTGGACGCGGCGGGGCTCGCGGCGCTGGAGGCGCTTCCGGGGGTCCCCGCGGCGCGCAAGGCCTTCTGGCGCGGCCTCGCGCCCGCCTACCGTCTGTTCGAGGAATCCCGGCGTCCCCCGCGGGTGAAGGTCGACAGCGCCGCGTCCGCCTACGTGGTGACGCCCGCGCCCCCGGTCCTGGCGCGCTGA
- the deoD gene encoding purine-nucleoside phosphorylase translates to MATPHISASPGDFAEVVLMPGDPLRARYISERFLENARPVTSVRNMLGFTGTFRGKRLSVMGHGMGVPSISIYATELVKTYGAKVLIRVGSCGALRTDVKLREVIVAQGAGTDSNVNRMRLMGYDFPAVADFTLVRRAVEAAEKRGKPSRVGSVFTSDLFYHPQEELNATLARMGILAVEMEIAGLYGVAAQFGARALGLLTVSDHILTGESLSPEDRQTTFDEMIELAFDVAVSEA, encoded by the coding sequence ATGGCAACTCCGCACATCTCCGCCTCCCCCGGTGACTTCGCCGAAGTGGTCCTCATGCCGGGAGACCCCCTGCGTGCCCGCTACATCTCCGAGCGCTTCCTGGAGAACGCGCGCCCCGTCACGTCGGTGCGCAACATGCTGGGCTTCACCGGCACCTTCCGGGGCAAGCGGCTGTCGGTGATGGGGCACGGCATGGGCGTGCCCTCCATCTCCATCTACGCGACGGAGCTGGTGAAGACCTACGGCGCCAAGGTGCTCATCCGCGTGGGCAGCTGCGGCGCGCTGCGCACGGACGTGAAGCTGCGCGAGGTCATCGTGGCGCAGGGCGCGGGCACGGACTCCAACGTGAACCGCATGCGCCTGATGGGCTACGACTTCCCGGCGGTGGCGGACTTCACGCTGGTCCGCCGCGCGGTGGAGGCGGCGGAGAAGCGCGGCAAGCCGTCGCGCGTGGGCAGCGTGTTCACGTCGGACCTGTTCTACCACCCGCAGGAGGAGCTCAACGCGACGCTCGCGCGCATGGGCATCCTGGCGGTGGAGATGGAGATCGCCGGGCTCTACGGCGTGGCGGCCCAGTTCGGCGCGCGTGCGCTGGGGCTGCTCACGGTGTCGGATCACATCCTCACGGGTGAGAGCCTGTCGCCGGAGGACCGGCAGACGACGTTCGACGAGATGATCGAACTGGCGTTCGACGTCGCCGTCTCCGAGGCGTAA
- a CDS encoding LysM peptidoglycan-binding domain-containing protein → MRSSLLILLFCAGCAARVVTPAPASAPAPAPTQAAPPAPPSEAPAAPPPAEVSTPGAAAPGETQVVAPASVAAAPASSPSPAEIAAVITDAAVRDTPCPAEPEEDDDDATVATDDEGVSEEGEMQAPLAPAAPAGPLYTADLSDEALTEAWKKDPATLGSMSIGFVESGRQINSRRVPDDKDWLVVSPEIAYGTEETVSYVAAAIHAVRAQYPNVPPLRVNRLSTKDGGYLRPHKSHQNGRDVDLGFYYPTADPVRERERERYIDVAMNWALVRSLVVNTDVQMILVDKRVQKVLYDYALSMGEDKAWLDSLFNGGFNSLIKHARRHRDHFHVRFFNGRAQELGRRVAPLLALQPDQNLMIYKVRNGDTLGAIAMRNNSSVVAIKKANRMRNTFLSIGRRLVIPLKGPCTHCPIPPPVQLPPRRLPPTVESPALVNTAPAASGKLPTPCTPAAPAPTPVAVPTGAPSGLSTAR, encoded by the coding sequence GTGCGTTCCTCACTCTTGATCCTCCTGTTCTGCGCCGGCTGTGCCGCGCGTGTCGTCACTCCCGCCCCGGCCTCCGCTCCGGCCCCGGCTCCGACCCAGGCCGCGCCGCCAGCGCCGCCCTCGGAGGCCCCGGCCGCGCCGCCGCCCGCCGAGGTCAGCACCCCGGGCGCCGCGGCCCCGGGGGAGACCCAGGTCGTGGCCCCGGCGAGCGTGGCCGCCGCGCCGGCCTCGTCGCCGTCCCCCGCGGAGATCGCCGCCGTCATCACCGACGCCGCCGTGCGCGACACCCCCTGCCCGGCGGAGCCCGAGGAGGACGATGACGACGCGACGGTGGCCACCGACGACGAGGGCGTGAGCGAGGAGGGCGAGATGCAGGCGCCGCTCGCGCCCGCCGCTCCGGCGGGGCCGCTCTACACCGCCGACCTGTCCGACGAGGCGCTCACCGAGGCGTGGAAGAAGGACCCGGCCACGCTGGGCTCCATGTCCATTGGCTTCGTGGAGAGCGGCCGGCAGATCAACAGCCGCCGCGTGCCGGATGACAAGGATTGGCTCGTCGTGTCGCCGGAGATCGCCTACGGCACGGAGGAGACGGTCAGCTACGTGGCCGCCGCCATCCACGCGGTGCGCGCGCAATACCCGAACGTGCCCCCGCTGCGCGTCAACCGCCTGTCCACCAAGGACGGTGGCTACCTGCGCCCGCACAAGAGCCACCAGAACGGCCGCGACGTGGACCTGGGCTTCTACTACCCGACGGCGGATCCGGTGCGCGAGCGGGAGCGGGAGCGCTACATCGACGTGGCCATGAACTGGGCGCTGGTGCGCTCGCTGGTGGTGAACACCGACGTGCAGATGATCCTCGTGGACAAGCGCGTCCAGAAGGTCCTCTACGACTACGCGCTGTCCATGGGCGAGGACAAGGCGTGGCTCGACTCCCTCTTCAACGGAGGGTTCAACTCGCTCATCAAGCACGCGCGGCGGCACCGCGACCACTTCCACGTGCGCTTCTTCAACGGCCGCGCGCAGGAGCTGGGCCGCCGGGTGGCGCCGCTGCTGGCGCTCCAGCCGGACCAGAACCTGATGATCTACAAGGTGCGCAACGGGGACACGCTGGGCGCCATCGCGATGCGCAACAACTCCAGCGTGGTGGCCATCAAGAAGGCCAACCGGATGCGCAACACGTTCCTGAGCATTGGCCGGAGGCTGGTGATTCCGCTGAAGGGCCCGTGCACGCACTGCCCCATTCCTCCGCCGGTGCAGCTGCCTCCGCGCCGCCTGCCACCCACGGTGGAAAGCCCCGCTTTGGTGAACACGGCGCCCGCGGCTTCAGGCAAGCTGCCCACCCCGTGTACTCCCGCCGCGCCGGCACCGACGCCGGTGGCGGTCCCGACGGGTGCTCCGTCCGGTCTGTCGACCGCGCGCTGA
- a CDS encoding tetratricopeptide repeat protein, whose protein sequence is MPLACLDEPTFMDLLLGTLPPDRAAVVDEHLDTCPSCRRMVSEALKVQPPSTSEPAPDEEVLDSQLATLAVDPWRGKKPRLRLPTPPLARGTAVGRYLILEMLGVGGMSVVYAAYDPELDRRVALKLLQVEALGLGAEAGRTQVLREAQAMARVSHPHVVSVFDVGTFGRQVFLAMELVDAHTLRKWELDGPHPWRQVVDVFVASARGLAAAHAVGVVHGDVKPENILVGQDGRVRVTDFGLSRMMSGAAAPPVMPGGLTRPRAMEGGTPAYMAPEQFPPEERTDARSDQFGFCAALYEGLYGERPFAGSTVEELSQAVHAGRVKSVPRHSGVPQWLRRVVVKGLSVKPEERHASMEALIAALEAHPAARRTWRLRMAGASVLLLSVVGITRALYGRDVTGCEGAAHAVDGVWDAARQQAVEAAFLDTQRRFAHDAFRHVRRGLDAYTAAWVTTRTAACEATRVRHEQSEAVMALRMRCLDGRLADVAALTQLFTQADPDIVERAPRAVEGLAPLAGCSDVDALTSRGHSSPDDAATRERTVALLQALVDARALRAAGRYSQGVGRVSPVAEAARAAGDWSGAADALLLLAELKDGAGDYRGAEATVLQAAWAAEAGRNDEAAARAWTLAVRVTGERLDRYAQGQQAAERASAAVERLGGSGEWSGALAANLGRLLSRQGRYPEAHAQLTRALSFLEKRFGPEALEVADVRVELGTVRRSQGRAEEALALYERALGTVRGSLGPEHPDVARIRLEQASVRWQQGDFVQSERLARGALALLERSLGPDHPQVADALNSLALALQYQGKREEALPLYERALHIAETTEGRDSSTVAIIVNNIGTLLVHMGRLEEATKRFATALEQLEKSLGPDHPTLALVLRGMGQTLSFRNQPQDSLPYFQRAAALQTSLPDDVNGGWTGALVDLGRTYMVLGRPREALAPLEKAVTGWDRARPRPAERPAARYMLARALWEAKQEPSRALRLAAEARQEVAALPDGESSVPELRQAMDRWIARLPPAARRDIQAAMVPPKPADPSREALSR, encoded by the coding sequence ATGCCCCTCGCTTGCCTGGACGAACCCACGTTCATGGACCTCCTGCTCGGGACGCTGCCGCCCGACAGGGCCGCGGTCGTGGACGAGCACCTGGACACCTGTCCCTCCTGCCGGCGCATGGTGTCCGAGGCGCTGAAGGTGCAACCGCCCTCCACCTCCGAACCCGCGCCGGACGAGGAGGTCCTCGACAGCCAGCTGGCGACGCTGGCCGTGGACCCGTGGCGGGGAAAGAAGCCGCGCCTGCGCCTGCCCACGCCGCCCCTCGCGCGAGGGACGGCGGTGGGGCGCTACCTCATCCTGGAGATGCTGGGCGTGGGCGGGATGAGCGTCGTGTACGCGGCGTATGATCCGGAGCTGGACCGCCGCGTCGCGCTCAAGCTCCTGCAGGTGGAGGCGCTGGGCTTGGGCGCGGAGGCCGGCCGCACGCAGGTGCTGCGCGAGGCGCAGGCGATGGCCCGCGTCTCCCACCCGCACGTCGTCTCCGTGTTCGACGTGGGCACCTTTGGCCGGCAGGTCTTCCTGGCCATGGAGCTGGTGGACGCGCACACGCTGCGCAAGTGGGAGCTGGACGGCCCGCACCCGTGGCGGCAGGTGGTGGACGTGTTCGTCGCCTCGGCCCGGGGGCTGGCCGCGGCGCACGCGGTGGGCGTCGTGCATGGCGACGTGAAGCCGGAGAACATCCTCGTCGGGCAGGACGGCCGCGTGCGCGTCACCGACTTTGGCCTGTCGCGCATGATGTCCGGCGCGGCGGCTCCGCCGGTGATGCCGGGCGGCCTCACGCGCCCGCGCGCCATGGAGGGCGGCACGCCCGCGTACATGGCCCCGGAGCAGTTCCCCCCGGAGGAGCGCACCGACGCGCGCAGCGACCAGTTCGGCTTCTGCGCCGCGCTCTACGAGGGCCTCTATGGCGAGCGCCCCTTCGCGGGCTCCACGGTGGAGGAGCTGTCCCAGGCGGTGCACGCGGGGCGCGTGAAGAGCGTGCCCCGTCACTCGGGCGTGCCGCAGTGGCTGCGCCGGGTGGTGGTGAAGGGCCTGTCGGTGAAGCCCGAGGAGCGCCACGCCTCGATGGAGGCGCTGATCGCCGCGCTGGAGGCCCACCCCGCCGCGCGCCGGACGTGGCGGCTGCGCATGGCCGGGGCGTCGGTGTTGCTGCTGTCGGTGGTGGGGATCACGCGCGCCCTGTACGGACGCGACGTCACGGGCTGCGAGGGCGCCGCGCACGCGGTGGACGGCGTGTGGGACGCCGCCCGGCAGCAGGCGGTGGAGGCGGCCTTCCTCGACACGCAGCGCCGCTTCGCGCACGACGCCTTCCGCCACGTGCGTCGGGGGCTGGACGCGTACACCGCCGCGTGGGTGACGACGCGCACGGCGGCGTGCGAGGCCACCCGCGTGCGGCACGAGCAGAGCGAGGCGGTGATGGCGCTGCGCATGCGCTGCCTGGATGGACGGCTCGCGGACGTGGCCGCGCTCACGCAGTTGTTCACGCAGGCGGATCCCGACATCGTGGAGCGGGCGCCGCGCGCGGTGGAGGGGCTGGCGCCGCTCGCGGGTTGCTCGGACGTGGACGCGCTGACGTCGCGGGGGCACTCCTCGCCGGACGACGCCGCCACGCGCGAGCGCACCGTGGCGCTGCTCCAGGCGCTCGTGGACGCGAGGGCCCTGCGCGCCGCCGGGCGCTATTCGCAGGGGGTAGGGCGGGTGTCGCCCGTGGCCGAGGCCGCGAGGGCCGCCGGGGACTGGTCCGGCGCCGCGGACGCGCTGCTGTTGCTCGCGGAGCTGAAGGACGGCGCCGGGGACTACCGGGGCGCGGAGGCCACGGTGCTCCAGGCCGCGTGGGCCGCGGAGGCGGGCCGCAACGACGAAGCCGCCGCGCGGGCGTGGACGCTGGCGGTGCGCGTGACGGGCGAGCGGCTGGACCGGTACGCGCAGGGGCAGCAGGCCGCGGAGCGCGCCAGCGCCGCGGTGGAGCGGCTGGGGGGCAGCGGGGAGTGGAGCGGGGCGCTCGCGGCGAACCTGGGCCGTCTGTTGTCGCGGCAGGGCCGCTACCCGGAGGCCCACGCGCAGCTCACGCGCGCGCTGTCCTTCCTGGAGAAGCGCTTCGGTCCGGAGGCCCTGGAGGTCGCGGACGTGCGTGTGGAGTTGGGCACCGTGCGCCGCTCTCAGGGGCGGGCGGAGGAGGCGCTGGCCCTCTACGAGCGCGCCCTGGGCACCGTGCGCGGCTCGCTGGGGCCCGAACACCCGGATGTGGCGCGCATCCGCCTGGAGCAGGCCAGCGTGCGTTGGCAGCAGGGAGACTTCGTGCAGTCGGAGCGGCTGGCCCGGGGCGCGCTGGCGCTCCTGGAGCGCTCGCTGGGGCCGGACCACCCGCAGGTGGCGGACGCGCTCAACAGCCTGGCGCTCGCGCTGCAGTACCAGGGCAAGCGCGAGGAGGCGCTGCCCCTGTATGAGCGCGCGCTGCATATCGCGGAGACGACGGAGGGCCGCGACAGCTCCACGGTGGCCATCATCGTGAACAACATCGGCACGCTGCTGGTGCACATGGGCCGGCTGGAAGAGGCCACGAAGCGCTTCGCCACGGCGCTGGAGCAGTTGGAGAAGAGCCTGGGCCCGGACCACCCCACGCTCGCGCTGGTGCTGCGGGGCATGGGCCAGACGCTGAGCTTCCGAAACCAGCCCCAGGACTCGCTGCCGTACTTCCAGCGCGCCGCCGCGCTCCAGACCTCGTTGCCGGACGACGTGAACGGCGGGTGGACGGGCGCGCTGGTGGACCTGGGGCGCACGTACATGGTGCTGGGCCGTCCGCGCGAGGCGCTGGCGCCGCTGGAGAAGGCCGTCACGGGCTGGGACCGGGCCCGGCCCCGGCCCGCGGAGCGTCCCGCCGCCCGCTACATGCTCGCCCGCGCGCTATGGGAAGCGAAGCAGGAGCCGTCCCGCGCCCTCCGGCTCGCGGCCGAGGCCCGCCAGGAGGTCGCCGCGCTGCCTGACGGTGAGTCCTCCGTTCCAGAGCTGCGCCAGGCGATGGACCGGTGGATCGCCCGACTGCCTCCGGCCGCGCGCCGGGACATCCAGGCGGCGATGGTGCCTCCGAAGCCCGCGGACCCCTCGCGGGAAGCGCTCAGCCGGTGA
- a CDS encoding RIO1 family regulatory kinase/ATPase domain-containing protein: protein MNDSLENLLADGIIDAVIGQLKTGKEAEVWLVQHAGQVVAAKLYKERHERNFRNNAGYKEGREVRNSRTRRAMEKGSRFGQAAAEEAWKNAEADSLYKLHAQGVRVPTPVLFYEGILLMELVLDEQGQPAPRLVEAPPRTPEEAEALYLDLRAQVIRTLCADLIHGDLSPYNILMSGVGPTLIDFPQTVAAARNSQAEFYFRRDLDNVRQYLEGFSHRLMSRAGDTGEIWNAYVRRDLTPEYVPSGTFREAPRRQGGAGRQGFRQEERRNELRPQPAPVAAVEVEEGLSAEEAELRALEALVLRQGGGERGRPVVTSSPRDGRRRGGGFSGKPPPRNGNAPRPGGAGPQQNAGARPSQGAGANRPNGNAGRPPQGGPRAGNGAPSQGASAPVAQGDARANGRPQQGGPRDGGPRRDGRPPRQQNGEARANGQSQPPQGERSASGPRQNGEARANGQSQPPQGERSASGLEQTGEPRLNGQSPRRSGQQRQNNPSQPPNGERGVNGQRQRNGEPRMDGQPEQGVSGQRQRNGEPRMGGQSARSEQGVNGQRQRNGEPRMNGQLARSEQGVSSQAPRMSTSRSEQGVNGPPSQPEPGVSGPPQRQNGRPPRTEWRANGRPPPQNGEPRQNGPGARSRNNEPRTNGQPLSNDGTWTEGAPRKQGDSRPDRAAAAPQGGEPRMNGRPPRNTSTVPDAAPAQNGEPRQGGRGPSSGPREARGNTPRMPRQGSERGGGRPSRGAAPQVSYVGRPPASHGPETGSS from the coding sequence ATGAATGACTCCCTCGAGAACCTCCTCGCCGACGGCATCATCGACGCCGTCATCGGCCAGCTGAAGACAGGCAAGGAGGCAGAGGTGTGGCTCGTCCAGCACGCCGGCCAGGTAGTCGCCGCGAAGCTGTACAAGGAGCGCCACGAGCGCAACTTCCGCAACAACGCCGGCTACAAAGAAGGACGCGAGGTGCGCAACTCGCGCACGCGCCGCGCCATGGAGAAGGGCAGCCGCTTCGGACAGGCCGCCGCGGAAGAGGCGTGGAAGAACGCGGAGGCGGACTCGCTGTACAAGCTGCATGCCCAGGGCGTGCGCGTCCCGACCCCGGTCCTGTTCTACGAAGGCATCCTCCTGATGGAGCTGGTGCTGGACGAACAAGGCCAGCCCGCGCCCCGGCTGGTGGAGGCCCCTCCCCGCACGCCCGAGGAGGCCGAGGCCCTCTACCTGGACCTGCGCGCGCAGGTGATTCGCACGTTGTGCGCGGACCTCATCCACGGAGACTTGTCGCCCTACAACATCCTGATGAGTGGGGTGGGGCCGACCCTCATCGACTTCCCGCAGACGGTGGCGGCGGCGCGCAACAGCCAGGCGGAGTTCTACTTCCGCCGCGACCTGGACAACGTGCGCCAGTACCTGGAGGGGTTCTCGCACCGGCTCATGAGCCGCGCGGGCGACACGGGTGAAATCTGGAACGCGTACGTGCGGCGCGACCTGACGCCGGAGTACGTGCCGTCGGGCACGTTCCGCGAGGCTCCGAGGCGCCAGGGTGGCGCGGGCCGCCAGGGGTTCCGGCAGGAGGAGCGGCGCAACGAGCTCCGTCCGCAGCCGGCGCCCGTGGCGGCGGTGGAGGTGGAGGAAGGCCTCAGCGCGGAGGAGGCGGAGCTGCGCGCGCTGGAGGCGCTGGTGCTGCGTCAGGGCGGTGGTGAGCGGGGAAGGCCCGTCGTCACGTCGAGCCCGCGCGATGGACGTCGTCGGGGTGGCGGGTTCTCCGGCAAGCCGCCGCCGCGCAACGGCAACGCGCCCCGGCCCGGTGGCGCGGGGCCGCAGCAGAACGCGGGAGCGCGTCCGTCACAGGGCGCGGGGGCCAACCGGCCCAACGGCAACGCAGGGCGTCCTCCGCAGGGCGGACCGCGCGCGGGCAACGGCGCTCCCTCGCAGGGGGCGAGCGCTCCGGTGGCCCAGGGTGATGCGCGCGCGAATGGCCGGCCGCAACAGGGCGGCCCCCGTGATGGGGGTCCGCGCCGCGATGGACGCCCGCCGCGCCAGCAGAACGGCGAGGCGCGCGCGAACGGCCAGTCCCAGCCGCCGCAGGGTGAGCGGAGCGCGAGCGGCCCTCGGCAGAACGGCGAGGCGCGCGCGAACGGCCAGTCCCAGCCGCCGCAGGGTGAGCGAAGCGCGAGCGGCTTGGAGCAGACGGGTGAACCCCGCCTGAACGGCCAGTCGCCTCGAAGGAGCGGGCAGCAGAGGCAGAACAACCCGTCCCAGCCACCGAACGGCGAGCGAGGCGTGAACGGCCAGCGGCAGCGCAACGGCGAGCCGCGCATGGACGGTCAGCCCGAGCAGGGCGTGAGCGGTCAGCGGCAGCGCAACGGCGAGCCGCGCATGGGCGGTCAGTCCGCGCGGTCCGAGCAGGGCGTGAACGGTCAGCGGCAGCGCAACGGCGAGCCGCGCATGAACGGTCAGCTCGCGCGGTCCGAGCAGGGCGTGAGCAGCCAGGCGCCGCGCATGAGCACTTCGCGGTCGGAGCAGGGCGTGAACGGTCCGCCGTCACAGCCCGAGCCGGGCGTGAGCGGTCCTCCGCAGCGACAGAACGGCCGCCCCCCTCGCACCGAGTGGCGCGCGAATGGCCGCCCGCCTCCGCAGAACGGCGAGCCCCGCCAGAATGGACCCGGCGCCCGGTCGCGGAACAACGAGCCGCGGACGAATGGCCAGCCCCTGTCGAATGACGGCACCTGGACGGAGGGCGCCCCGAGGAAGCAAGGCGACTCGCGCCCGGACAGGGCTGCCGCGGCACCGCAGGGCGGCGAGCCCCGGATGAACGGCCGGCCCCCACGGAACACGAGCACCGTCCCGGACGCCGCGCCCGCACAGAACGGAGAGCCGCGTCAGGGAGGCAGGGGGCCGTCATCCGGTCCCCGTGAAGCGCGCGGCAACACGCCCCGGATGCCCCGCCAGGGCTCCGAGCGCGGCGGGGGACGTCCCTCGCGAGGTGCCGCGCCGCAGGTGAGCTACGTGGGCCGTCCGCCCGCGTCCCACGGCCCCGAGACGGGCTCCTCCTAG
- a CDS encoding amidase, with translation MKSSVLSQDPGVSGGARALVSLTTTELAVALRERQVRAVEVLEAFLARAHEHNPALNAVVTWDEARARARAREADAALARGESWGPLHGVPFTVKDAFSTEGLRTTSAHPALAEYVPSRDATVVARLKAAGGILWGKTNLPPFAADLQTHGPLWGRTNNPHDVGRTPGGSSGGAAAAVAAGLTPFEVGSDIGGSIRQPAHYCGVVGIKPTEHRVSNAGHIPDLPDGPRNVRHMACSGPLARSVADLRLILSVIEGADPRNPEVPPVAPLGAAKPRALNGLRLAWADTLGPFQADRETRQVFQRFTAAARAEGVVVERAVPPGQDFADLVEVWGLMEGGEVGAPLRPPERAAFRDQFLPFEHDDLMARAIIQGIRLDLTGYGDALTRRDAHIATLEGFLSGWDAWLVPVALTAAPPHTPFGGLLEVDGAPRSYLEALGGFTCLFNATGNPVVVFPLGRTEAGLPVGAQLVGRRWADGALLDVAEALLPLGGGVRWPSAFTP, from the coding sequence ATGAAGTCCTCGGTCTTGTCGCAGGACCCCGGTGTATCCGGAGGCGCGCGAGCGCTGGTGTCCCTCACGACGACGGAGCTGGCCGTCGCCCTTCGCGAGCGCCAGGTCCGCGCCGTGGAGGTGCTGGAGGCCTTCCTCGCGCGGGCCCACGAGCACAACCCCGCGCTCAACGCCGTGGTGACGTGGGACGAGGCCCGGGCGCGCGCGCGGGCGCGCGAGGCGGACGCGGCGCTCGCGCGGGGCGAGTCGTGGGGGCCCCTGCATGGCGTGCCCTTCACGGTGAAGGACGCGTTCAGCACGGAAGGGCTGCGCACGACGTCGGCCCATCCGGCCCTGGCGGAGTACGTGCCCTCTCGGGACGCGACGGTGGTGGCCCGGCTCAAGGCCGCGGGGGGAATCCTCTGGGGCAAGACGAACCTGCCGCCGTTCGCCGCGGACCTCCAGACGCACGGGCCGCTCTGGGGCCGGACGAACAACCCGCATGACGTGGGGCGCACGCCGGGCGGCTCCAGCGGAGGGGCGGCGGCGGCGGTCGCGGCGGGGCTGACCCCCTTCGAGGTGGGCAGCGACATTGGCGGCTCCATCCGGCAGCCGGCGCACTACTGCGGCGTCGTGGGCATCAAGCCCACGGAGCACCGCGTCTCCAACGCGGGCCACATCCCGGACCTGCCGGACGGGCCCCGCAACGTGCGCCACATGGCCTGCTCGGGCCCGCTGGCGCGTTCGGTGGCGGACCTGCGGCTCATCCTGTCGGTCATCGAGGGCGCGGATCCACGCAACCCGGAGGTGCCGCCCGTCGCGCCGTTGGGGGCCGCGAAGCCCCGGGCGCTCAACGGCCTGCGGCTGGCGTGGGCGGACACCCTGGGCCCCTTCCAGGCCGACCGCGAGACGCGCCAGGTGTTCCAGCGCTTCACCGCCGCCGCGCGCGCGGAGGGCGTCGTCGTGGAGCGGGCCGTGCCTCCGGGGCAGGACTTCGCGGACCTGGTGGAGGTGTGGGGGCTGATGGAGGGCGGGGAGGTGGGCGCGCCGCTGCGCCCTCCCGAGCGAGCGGCCTTCCGGGATCAGTTCCTCCCCTTCGAGCACGACGACCTGATGGCGCGAGCCATCATCCAGGGCATCCGCCTGGACCTGACCGGCTACGGCGATGCGCTCACCCGGCGGGACGCGCACATCGCCACGCTGGAGGGCTTCCTCTCCGGCTGGGACGCGTGGCTGGTGCCGGTGGCGCTCACGGCGGCGCCCCCGCACACGCCCTTCGGCGGCCTGTTGGAGGTGGACGGCGCGCCGAGGAGCTACCTGGAGGCGTTGGGTGGGTTCACCTGCCTGTTCAACGCCACCGGAAACCCCGTGGTGGTGTTCCCGTTGGGGCGAACAGAGGCAGGCCTGCCGGTGGGCGCGCAGCTCGTGGGCCGGCGGTGGGCGGACGGGGCGCTGCTCGACGTGGCGGAGGCGCTGCTTCCGCTGGGCGGCGGCGTGCGGTGGCCGTCGGCGTTCACGCCCTGA